The sequence GTCGCGGCCGCCGGGCGAGGCCAGCGGATGGATACCATGGTCGCTGCGTCCCCACTGCCCGAGATCCGGTCGGTCACCGTCAAGTCGGTGCTCAGCCGGTCGGGCATCTCCGGGATCGACTACTCGCTGAACCCGTACCTCGGTTGCCTGTTCGGCTGCCGCTATTGCTACGCCGATTTCGTGGCCCGCTACCGCGGCCGCACCGAGCCGTGGGGCACCTTTGTGGACATCAAAAGCAACGCGCCCGAGGTGCTGCGGCGGGAGCTCGGGCGTCGCGTGCCCGGCCGGGTGTCGCTGAGCCTGGTGACCGATCCGTACCAGGGCGTGGAGCGCGAGGCGCGGATCACCCGCCGCTGCCTCGAGGCGCTCGCCGAGGCGCCGGCGTTCGCCGTGAGCGTCCTGACCCGCTCGCCCCTGGTGACCCGCGACGTGGACCTGTTCGGGCGGATGCCGGACGTCGAGGTGGGGATGTCGGTGCCCACCGGCGACGACGCCGTCCGTCGCGTCACCGAGCCCCGGGCGCCGGCCATCGAGGCGCGCCTGGCCGCGCTGCGCCGGCTGAAAGCGGCCGGCGTCCGCACCTACGCCTTCGTGGGGCCCATGCTGCCCATGGACCCGCGTGACCTGGCCCGGCGGCTGCATGGGGCGGTGGACCGGGTGCTGCTGGACCGCCTGAACTACTCGTGGAAAATCCGGGATCTGCTGCGGCGGCCGGGGTGGTC comes from Acidobacteriota bacterium and encodes:
- a CDS encoding radical SAM protein — encoded protein: MVAASPLPEIRSVTVKSVLSRSGISGIDYSLNPYLGCLFGCRYCYADFVARYRGRTEPWGTFVDIKSNAPEVLRRELGRRVPGRVSLSLVTDPYQGVEREARITRRCLEALAEAPAFAVSVLTRSPLVTRDVDLFGRMPDVEVGMSVPTGDDAVRRVTEPRAPAIEARLAALRRLKAAGVRTYAFVGPMLPMDPRDLARRLHGAVDRVLLDRLNYSWKIRDLLRRPGWSRVLAPDWLAEVRGAFAEELTPAGVACHYVGREAPPAGAGGGRP